Proteins from a genomic interval of Zonotrichia leucophrys gambelii isolate GWCS_2022_RI chromosome 5, RI_Zleu_2.0, whole genome shotgun sequence:
- the ATG13 gene encoding autophagy-related protein 13 isoform X4, with protein sequence MDTDLSSQDRKDLDKFIKFFALKTVQVIVQARLGEKICTRSSSSPTGSDWFNLAIKDIPEVTHEAKKALAGQLPAVGRSMCVEISLKTSEGDSMELEIWCLEMNEKCDKEIKVSYTVYNRLSLLLKSLLAITRVTPAYRLSRKQGHEYVILYRIYFGEVQLSGLGEGFQTVRVGTVGTPVGTITLSCAYRINLAFMSTRAGEDNGAVYPSVEDSQEVCTTSFSTSPPSQCVFTVTKAHFQTPPPVVTDTLKVPVMGLAFSHQLSSSRLSYQPAALGVGSADMGYPVLFAGGLNAAHPHQLIGPGKEGGVPPVPSQPAHGTQADQERMCTPLEGVHYSAATPSSSEDTETVSNSSEGKCGSPHDLLETIFIRKVGAFVNKPINQVTMANLDIPFAMFAPKNVELEDNDPMVNPPESPETESPLHGSLHSEGSSGSSTGNTHDDFVMVDFKPAFSKDDILPMDLGTFYREFQNPPQLSSLSIDIGAQSMAEDLDSLPEKLAVHEKNVKEFDAFVETLQ encoded by the exons ACAGTACAAGTAATTGTCCAGGCCCGACTTGGAGAGAAAATCTGTACCCGCTCGTCATCCTCCCCAACAGGTTCTGACTGG TTCAATTTGGCAATCAAAGATATACCAGAGGTTACTCATGAAGCAAAGAAAGCCCTGGCAGGACAGCTGCCCGCTGTTGGACGGTCTATGTGCGTGGAGATTTCTCTCAAAACCTCAGAG GGGGACTCCATGGAGCTGGAAATTTGGTGTCTGGAAATGAATGAAAA GTGTGACAAAGAAATCAAAGTTTCATACACTGTATACAACAGGCTGTCTCTATTGCTGAAGTCTTTGCTTGCTATAACCAGAGTAACTCCAGCCTACAGACTCTCTAGGAAACAAGGCCATGAATATGTAATATTGTACAG gatATATTTTGGTGAAGTCCAGCTGAGTGGCTTGGGAGAAG GTTTCCAGACAGTCCGTGTTGGGACAGTGGGTACCCCAGTGGGCACCATCACTTTGTCTTGTGCCTACAGAATCAACCTTGCTTTCATGTCAACCAG AGCTGGTGAGGACAATGGTGCAGTATACCCCTCAGTAGAAGATTCCCAAGAAGTGTGTACCACatctttttccacctctcctcCATCTCAG TGTGTTTTTACTGTCACAAAGGCACATTTTCAGACCCCTCCTCCTGTGGTGACGGACACCTTGAAGGTCCCAGTGATGGGGCTGGCCTTTTCACATCAA CTTTCCAGCTCACGTCTTTCCTATcagcctgctgccctgggagttGGATCAGCTGACATGGGGTATCCTGTACTCTTTGCTGGTGGTTTGAATGCTGCACACCCTCACCAG TTGATTGGTCCAGGCAAAGAAGGGGGAGTTCCCCCAGTTCCTAGCCAGCCAGCACATGGCACTCAAGCTGACCAAGAGAGGATGTGCACCCCACTGGAGGGAGTCCATTACTCAGCAGCTACTCCTTCTAGCAG TGAGGACACAGAAACAGTATCCAACAGCAGTGAAGGAAAGTGTGGCTCCCCACATGACCTTTTGGAGACCATCTTTATCCGGAAGGTGGGAGCTTTTGTCAACAAACCCATTAACCAG GTGACCATGGCCAACTTAGACATTCCTTTTGCCATGTTTGCTCCCAAGAATGTTGAGCTGGAAGATAACGACCCCATG GTCAATCCTCCTGAATCCCCAGAGACAGAATCTCCCCTACACGGCAGCTTACACTCAGAGGGCtccagtggcagcagcacagggaacacCCACGATGACTTCGTTATGGTCGACTTT AAACCAGCATTTTCAAAGGATGACATTCTTCCAATGGACCTGGGGACATTTTACCGTGAATTTCAGAACCCCCCTCAACTCAGCAGCCTCTCCATTGACATTGGAGCACAGTCCATGGCAGAGGATTTG
- the ATG13 gene encoding autophagy-related protein 13 isoform X3 yields the protein MDTDLSSQDRKDLDKFIKFFALKTVQVIVQARLGEKICTRSSSSPTGSDWFNLAIKDIPEVTHEAKKALAGQLPAVGRSMCVEISLKTSEGDSMELEIWCLEMNEKCDKEIKVSYTVYNRLSLLLKSLLAITRVTPAYRLSRKQGHEYVILYRIYFGEVQLSGLGEGFQTVRVGTVGTPVGTITLSCAYRINLAFMSTRQFERTPPIMGIIIDHFVDRPYPSSSPMHPCNYRAGEDNGAVYPSVEDSQEVCTTSFSTSPPSQLSSSRLSYQPAALGVGSADMGYPVLFAGGLNAAHPHQLIGPGKEGGVPPVPSQPAHGTQADQERMCTPLEGVHYSAATPSSSEDTETVSNSSEGKCGSPHDLLETIFIRKVGAFVNKPINQVTMANLDIPFAMFAPKNVELEDNDPMVNPPESPETESPLHGSLHSEGSSGSSTGNTHDDFVMVDFKPAFSKDDILPMDLGTFYREFQNPPQLSSLSIDIGAQSMAEDLDSLPEKLAVHEKNVKEFDAFVETLQ from the exons ACAGTACAAGTAATTGTCCAGGCCCGACTTGGAGAGAAAATCTGTACCCGCTCGTCATCCTCCCCAACAGGTTCTGACTGG TTCAATTTGGCAATCAAAGATATACCAGAGGTTACTCATGAAGCAAAGAAAGCCCTGGCAGGACAGCTGCCCGCTGTTGGACGGTCTATGTGCGTGGAGATTTCTCTCAAAACCTCAGAG GGGGACTCCATGGAGCTGGAAATTTGGTGTCTGGAAATGAATGAAAA GTGTGACAAAGAAATCAAAGTTTCATACACTGTATACAACAGGCTGTCTCTATTGCTGAAGTCTTTGCTTGCTATAACCAGAGTAACTCCAGCCTACAGACTCTCTAGGAAACAAGGCCATGAATATGTAATATTGTACAG gatATATTTTGGTGAAGTCCAGCTGAGTGGCTTGGGAGAAG GTTTCCAGACAGTCCGTGTTGGGACAGTGGGTACCCCAGTGGGCACCATCACTTTGTCTTGTGCCTACAGAATCAACCTTGCTTTCATGTCAACCAG GCAGTTTGAGAGGACCCCTCCTATCATGGGGATTATAATTGATCACTTTGTGGACCGTCCCTATCCCAGCTCTTCACCCATGCATCCCTGCAATTACAG AGCTGGTGAGGACAATGGTGCAGTATACCCCTCAGTAGAAGATTCCCAAGAAGTGTGTACCACatctttttccacctctcctcCATCTCAG CTTTCCAGCTCACGTCTTTCCTATcagcctgctgccctgggagttGGATCAGCTGACATGGGGTATCCTGTACTCTTTGCTGGTGGTTTGAATGCTGCACACCCTCACCAG TTGATTGGTCCAGGCAAAGAAGGGGGAGTTCCCCCAGTTCCTAGCCAGCCAGCACATGGCACTCAAGCTGACCAAGAGAGGATGTGCACCCCACTGGAGGGAGTCCATTACTCAGCAGCTACTCCTTCTAGCAG TGAGGACACAGAAACAGTATCCAACAGCAGTGAAGGAAAGTGTGGCTCCCCACATGACCTTTTGGAGACCATCTTTATCCGGAAGGTGGGAGCTTTTGTCAACAAACCCATTAACCAG GTGACCATGGCCAACTTAGACATTCCTTTTGCCATGTTTGCTCCCAAGAATGTTGAGCTGGAAGATAACGACCCCATG GTCAATCCTCCTGAATCCCCAGAGACAGAATCTCCCCTACACGGCAGCTTACACTCAGAGGGCtccagtggcagcagcacagggaacacCCACGATGACTTCGTTATGGTCGACTTT AAACCAGCATTTTCAAAGGATGACATTCTTCCAATGGACCTGGGGACATTTTACCGTGAATTTCAGAACCCCCCTCAACTCAGCAGCCTCTCCATTGACATTGGAGCACAGTCCATGGCAGAGGATTTG
- the ATG13 gene encoding autophagy-related protein 13 isoform X5: MDTDLSSQDRKDLDKFIKFFALKTVQVIVQARLGEKICTRSSSSPTGSDWFNLAIKDIPEVTHEAKKALAGQLPAVGRSMCVEISLKTSEGDSMELEIWCLEMNEKCDKEIKVSYTVYNRLSLLLKSLLAITRVTPAYRLSRKQGHEYVILYRIYFGEVQLSGLGEGFQTVRVGTVGTPVGTITLSCAYRINLAFMSTRAGEDNGAVYPSVEDSQEVCTTSFSTSPPSQLSSSRLSYQPAALGVGSADMGYPVLFAGGLNAAHPHQLIGPGKEGGVPPVPSQPAHGTQADQERMCTPLEGVHYSAATPSSSEDTETVSNSSEGKCGSPHDLLETIFIRKVGAFVNKPINQVTMANLDIPFAMFAPKNVELEDNDPMVNPPESPETESPLHGSLHSEGSSGSSTGNTHDDFVMVDFKPAFSKDDILPMDLGTFYREFQNPPQLSSLSIDIGAQSMAEDLDSLPEKLAVHEKNVKEFDAFVETLQ, translated from the exons ACAGTACAAGTAATTGTCCAGGCCCGACTTGGAGAGAAAATCTGTACCCGCTCGTCATCCTCCCCAACAGGTTCTGACTGG TTCAATTTGGCAATCAAAGATATACCAGAGGTTACTCATGAAGCAAAGAAAGCCCTGGCAGGACAGCTGCCCGCTGTTGGACGGTCTATGTGCGTGGAGATTTCTCTCAAAACCTCAGAG GGGGACTCCATGGAGCTGGAAATTTGGTGTCTGGAAATGAATGAAAA GTGTGACAAAGAAATCAAAGTTTCATACACTGTATACAACAGGCTGTCTCTATTGCTGAAGTCTTTGCTTGCTATAACCAGAGTAACTCCAGCCTACAGACTCTCTAGGAAACAAGGCCATGAATATGTAATATTGTACAG gatATATTTTGGTGAAGTCCAGCTGAGTGGCTTGGGAGAAG GTTTCCAGACAGTCCGTGTTGGGACAGTGGGTACCCCAGTGGGCACCATCACTTTGTCTTGTGCCTACAGAATCAACCTTGCTTTCATGTCAACCAG AGCTGGTGAGGACAATGGTGCAGTATACCCCTCAGTAGAAGATTCCCAAGAAGTGTGTACCACatctttttccacctctcctcCATCTCAG CTTTCCAGCTCACGTCTTTCCTATcagcctgctgccctgggagttGGATCAGCTGACATGGGGTATCCTGTACTCTTTGCTGGTGGTTTGAATGCTGCACACCCTCACCAG TTGATTGGTCCAGGCAAAGAAGGGGGAGTTCCCCCAGTTCCTAGCCAGCCAGCACATGGCACTCAAGCTGACCAAGAGAGGATGTGCACCCCACTGGAGGGAGTCCATTACTCAGCAGCTACTCCTTCTAGCAG TGAGGACACAGAAACAGTATCCAACAGCAGTGAAGGAAAGTGTGGCTCCCCACATGACCTTTTGGAGACCATCTTTATCCGGAAGGTGGGAGCTTTTGTCAACAAACCCATTAACCAG GTGACCATGGCCAACTTAGACATTCCTTTTGCCATGTTTGCTCCCAAGAATGTTGAGCTGGAAGATAACGACCCCATG GTCAATCCTCCTGAATCCCCAGAGACAGAATCTCCCCTACACGGCAGCTTACACTCAGAGGGCtccagtggcagcagcacagggaacacCCACGATGACTTCGTTATGGTCGACTTT AAACCAGCATTTTCAAAGGATGACATTCTTCCAATGGACCTGGGGACATTTTACCGTGAATTTCAGAACCCCCCTCAACTCAGCAGCCTCTCCATTGACATTGGAGCACAGTCCATGGCAGAGGATTTG
- the ATG13 gene encoding autophagy-related protein 13 isoform X1: MDTDLSSQDRKDLDKFIKFFALKTVQVIVQARLGEKICTRSSSSPTGSDWFNLAIKDIPEVTHEAKKALAGQLPAVGRSMCVEISLKTSEGDSMELEIWCLEMNEKCDKEIKVSYTVYNRLSLLLKSLLAITRVTPAYRLSRKQGHEYVILYRIYFGEVQLSGLGEGFQTVRVGTVGTPVGTITLSCAYRINLAFMSTRQFERTPPIMGIIIDHFVDRPYPSSSPMHPCNYRAGEDNGAVYPSVEDSQEVCTTSFSTSPPSQCVFTVTKAHFQTPPPVVTDTLKVPVMGLAFSHQLSSSRLSYQPAALGVGSADMGYPVLFAGGLNAAHPHQLIGPGKEGGVPPVPSQPAHGTQADQERMCTPLEGVHYSAATPSSSEDTETVSNSSEGKCGSPHDLLETIFIRKVGAFVNKPINQVTMANLDIPFAMFAPKNVELEDNDPMVNPPESPETESPLHGSLHSEGSSGSSTGNTHDDFVMVDFKPAFSKDDILPMDLGTFYREFQNPPQLSSLSIDIGAQSMAEDLDSLPEKLAVHEKNVKEFDAFVETLQ, encoded by the exons ACAGTACAAGTAATTGTCCAGGCCCGACTTGGAGAGAAAATCTGTACCCGCTCGTCATCCTCCCCAACAGGTTCTGACTGG TTCAATTTGGCAATCAAAGATATACCAGAGGTTACTCATGAAGCAAAGAAAGCCCTGGCAGGACAGCTGCCCGCTGTTGGACGGTCTATGTGCGTGGAGATTTCTCTCAAAACCTCAGAG GGGGACTCCATGGAGCTGGAAATTTGGTGTCTGGAAATGAATGAAAA GTGTGACAAAGAAATCAAAGTTTCATACACTGTATACAACAGGCTGTCTCTATTGCTGAAGTCTTTGCTTGCTATAACCAGAGTAACTCCAGCCTACAGACTCTCTAGGAAACAAGGCCATGAATATGTAATATTGTACAG gatATATTTTGGTGAAGTCCAGCTGAGTGGCTTGGGAGAAG GTTTCCAGACAGTCCGTGTTGGGACAGTGGGTACCCCAGTGGGCACCATCACTTTGTCTTGTGCCTACAGAATCAACCTTGCTTTCATGTCAACCAG GCAGTTTGAGAGGACCCCTCCTATCATGGGGATTATAATTGATCACTTTGTGGACCGTCCCTATCCCAGCTCTTCACCCATGCATCCCTGCAATTACAG AGCTGGTGAGGACAATGGTGCAGTATACCCCTCAGTAGAAGATTCCCAAGAAGTGTGTACCACatctttttccacctctcctcCATCTCAG TGTGTTTTTACTGTCACAAAGGCACATTTTCAGACCCCTCCTCCTGTGGTGACGGACACCTTGAAGGTCCCAGTGATGGGGCTGGCCTTTTCACATCAA CTTTCCAGCTCACGTCTTTCCTATcagcctgctgccctgggagttGGATCAGCTGACATGGGGTATCCTGTACTCTTTGCTGGTGGTTTGAATGCTGCACACCCTCACCAG TTGATTGGTCCAGGCAAAGAAGGGGGAGTTCCCCCAGTTCCTAGCCAGCCAGCACATGGCACTCAAGCTGACCAAGAGAGGATGTGCACCCCACTGGAGGGAGTCCATTACTCAGCAGCTACTCCTTCTAGCAG TGAGGACACAGAAACAGTATCCAACAGCAGTGAAGGAAAGTGTGGCTCCCCACATGACCTTTTGGAGACCATCTTTATCCGGAAGGTGGGAGCTTTTGTCAACAAACCCATTAACCAG GTGACCATGGCCAACTTAGACATTCCTTTTGCCATGTTTGCTCCCAAGAATGTTGAGCTGGAAGATAACGACCCCATG GTCAATCCTCCTGAATCCCCAGAGACAGAATCTCCCCTACACGGCAGCTTACACTCAGAGGGCtccagtggcagcagcacagggaacacCCACGATGACTTCGTTATGGTCGACTTT AAACCAGCATTTTCAAAGGATGACATTCTTCCAATGGACCTGGGGACATTTTACCGTGAATTTCAGAACCCCCCTCAACTCAGCAGCCTCTCCATTGACATTGGAGCACAGTCCATGGCAGAGGATTTG
- the ATG13 gene encoding autophagy-related protein 13 isoform X2 yields the protein MDTDLSSQDRKDLDKFIKFFALKTVQVIVQARLGEKICTRSSSSPTGSDWFNLAIKDIPEVTHEAKKALAGQLPAVGRSMCVEISLKTSEGDSMELEIWCLEMNEKCDKEIKVSYTVYNRLSLLLKSLLAITRVTPAYRLSRKQGHEYVILYRIYFGEVQLSGLGEGFQTVRVGTVGTPVGTITLSCAYRINLAFMSTRQFERTPPIMGIIIDHFVDRPYPSSSPMHPCNYRAGEDNGAVYPSVEDSQEVCTTSFSTSPPSQCVFTVTKAHFQTPPPVVTDTLKVPVMGLAFSHQLSSSRLSYQPAALGVGSADMGYPVLFAGGLNAAHPHQLIGPGKEGGVPPVPSQPAHGTQADQERMCTPLEGVHYSAATPSSSEDTETVSNSSEGKCGSPHDLLETIFIRKVTMANLDIPFAMFAPKNVELEDNDPMVNPPESPETESPLHGSLHSEGSSGSSTGNTHDDFVMVDFKPAFSKDDILPMDLGTFYREFQNPPQLSSLSIDIGAQSMAEDLDSLPEKLAVHEKNVKEFDAFVETLQ from the exons ACAGTACAAGTAATTGTCCAGGCCCGACTTGGAGAGAAAATCTGTACCCGCTCGTCATCCTCCCCAACAGGTTCTGACTGG TTCAATTTGGCAATCAAAGATATACCAGAGGTTACTCATGAAGCAAAGAAAGCCCTGGCAGGACAGCTGCCCGCTGTTGGACGGTCTATGTGCGTGGAGATTTCTCTCAAAACCTCAGAG GGGGACTCCATGGAGCTGGAAATTTGGTGTCTGGAAATGAATGAAAA GTGTGACAAAGAAATCAAAGTTTCATACACTGTATACAACAGGCTGTCTCTATTGCTGAAGTCTTTGCTTGCTATAACCAGAGTAACTCCAGCCTACAGACTCTCTAGGAAACAAGGCCATGAATATGTAATATTGTACAG gatATATTTTGGTGAAGTCCAGCTGAGTGGCTTGGGAGAAG GTTTCCAGACAGTCCGTGTTGGGACAGTGGGTACCCCAGTGGGCACCATCACTTTGTCTTGTGCCTACAGAATCAACCTTGCTTTCATGTCAACCAG GCAGTTTGAGAGGACCCCTCCTATCATGGGGATTATAATTGATCACTTTGTGGACCGTCCCTATCCCAGCTCTTCACCCATGCATCCCTGCAATTACAG AGCTGGTGAGGACAATGGTGCAGTATACCCCTCAGTAGAAGATTCCCAAGAAGTGTGTACCACatctttttccacctctcctcCATCTCAG TGTGTTTTTACTGTCACAAAGGCACATTTTCAGACCCCTCCTCCTGTGGTGACGGACACCTTGAAGGTCCCAGTGATGGGGCTGGCCTTTTCACATCAA CTTTCCAGCTCACGTCTTTCCTATcagcctgctgccctgggagttGGATCAGCTGACATGGGGTATCCTGTACTCTTTGCTGGTGGTTTGAATGCTGCACACCCTCACCAG TTGATTGGTCCAGGCAAAGAAGGGGGAGTTCCCCCAGTTCCTAGCCAGCCAGCACATGGCACTCAAGCTGACCAAGAGAGGATGTGCACCCCACTGGAGGGAGTCCATTACTCAGCAGCTACTCCTTCTAGCAG TGAGGACACAGAAACAGTATCCAACAGCAGTGAAGGAAAGTGTGGCTCCCCACATGACCTTTTGGAGACCATCTTTATCCGGAAG GTGACCATGGCCAACTTAGACATTCCTTTTGCCATGTTTGCTCCCAAGAATGTTGAGCTGGAAGATAACGACCCCATG GTCAATCCTCCTGAATCCCCAGAGACAGAATCTCCCCTACACGGCAGCTTACACTCAGAGGGCtccagtggcagcagcacagggaacacCCACGATGACTTCGTTATGGTCGACTTT AAACCAGCATTTTCAAAGGATGACATTCTTCCAATGGACCTGGGGACATTTTACCGTGAATTTCAGAACCCCCCTCAACTCAGCAGCCTCTCCATTGACATTGGAGCACAGTCCATGGCAGAGGATTTG